The genomic DNA GCCGCCGAAATACACCGCGTCGGGGCGCGCCGCCTTCAGCCGCGCGACGAGGTCCGCGAGGTCGCGGGTGCCCCGGGGGAAGCCGTCGAACAGCACCTCCGGCGTGCCGGCCTCCTTCAGCCGCGCCGCCACCGCGTCGGCGAGGCCGCGGCCGAAGGTCGAGCGGTCGCTGAGGATCCCGACCCGGCGTCCCGCGAAGGCCTTCGCCAGGTAGGCCCCGGCCGCCCGACCCTGCTGGGCGTCGCTCGGTCCGAGGCGGAACAGGTTCCACAGACCCCGGCCGGTCAGCGGCCCGTAGGACGCCCCCGGCGCGACCATGACTGCGCCCGCCTCCTCGTAGACGGGCGCCGCGGCCGCGACCGCCCCGGATTCAAGCGGTCCGACGACGAGGCGCACCCCGTCGGCGGCGAACTTCTTCGCGACGGCGACGGCCTGCCGGGCCTCGCCGCCGTCGTCGGCCGGGACGAGGACCCAGCGCGAGCGGCCGCCCGCGGCGCGGTTGAGATCGGCCACCGCCTGCTCGGCGCCCTGCCGGAGCCCCTGGCCGAAGGCGGAATCCGGACCGGTCAGCGGCGCCGACAGGCCGATCCGCACCGGTGCCTGCGCGACGGCCGGGGCGGCCGCGAGGAGAAGGGCGAGGAACGGGAGGAGGCGACGGATCATGGCGGCACTCTAGGACCGTCTCCGCCCCGACCGGAAGGGCGCCGCTCCCGGATCGCCCGGACTATCGTCGGGCGCAGCGTCGCGCAGATCGTTGAGCGGATCGGGACGCTGATGCGCGCGGAAGCGCTGGCGGGCGAGCGCGATGTGCGGAATAAGGGCGTCGGCCCGGCCCGTCGCCGGGCGTGCCGGCGCCCCTCCGCGCGTCGCCGGCCGAGACCCTCTGGGACGATTGACGATCATGACCTCGCTGTTCGCCGGCATCCAGGACGCGCCGCTCGACCCGATCATGCGCCTGTTCGAGGCCTTCAACGCCGACCCGAGCCCCAAGAAGCTCAACCTCGTGGTCGGCGTGTACACGGACGCGGACGGCAAGGTGCCGCGCCTGCGCGCCGTGCAGACCGCCGAGAAGCGCTGGATCGAGAAGGGCCTGCCGAAGACCTACCGGCCGATCGAGGGCACCAAGCCGTTCCGCGACGCGGTCCAGGAACTCCTGTTCGGCAAGGGCGCGCCGATCCTGTCCCAGAACCGGGCCGCGACGCTCC from Methylobacterium oryzae includes the following:
- a CDS encoding branched-chain amino acid ABC transporter substrate-binding protein is translated as MIRRLLPFLALLLAAAPAVAQAPVRIGLSAPLTGPDSAFGQGLRQGAEQAVADLNRAAGGRSRWVLVPADDGGEARQAVAVAKKFAADGVRLVVGPLESGAVAAAAPVYEEAGAVMVAPGASYGPLTGRGLWNLFRLGPSDAQQGRAAGAYLAKAFAGRRVGILSDRSTFGRGLADAVAARLKEAGTPEVLFDGFPRGTRDLADLVARLKAARPDAVYFGGLAPEAATLLRAMREAGLGATLVASDGILDPAFAAVDGDGEGTVMTLVPDPPRLPEIRGARPVPRSPEAESVAANAYAAVELLAQATERTRAADPRTGRIADGHKVAEAVRTGPSRTLLGSVAFDARGDRAGAPIALRIWRRTPDGRLDYAGNDAEP